In one window of Opitutus sp. GAS368 DNA:
- a CDS encoding alkaline phosphatase family protein — protein sequence MKSILPLFVFIDACGWEIIRDDPFGRDFAPARHRLRSVFGYSSACIPSILSGRWPVEHRNWCYFVHDPARSPFRMLRPLRWLPRFVTGRRIFRRWLSKFLRGPLKFRGYFDLYNIAFRHIPLFDFTEKKNPLQPGGMNRGPNIFDFLAERGIPYHVSDPARNEQANLDALRADIAAERIDFAFLYWPDLDGLLHRVGNRSPAVPAKLREYEQRLHHLMATAREHYDEVRLYVFSDHGMANCDELLDLRARLGLLTARMPRDYAVVYDSTMARFWFFNARARTEVTACLRQVPQGRILSDEELAGLGTLFPDRYFGELIFLVREGVLIVPSDMGERPIRAMHGYHPDAPHSYAALLTNVPDLPVGISDIPHIHRLMTHDALGAHAANRAPVRQAETVPAA from the coding sequence ATGAAAAGCATCCTGCCCCTCTTCGTCTTCATCGACGCATGCGGCTGGGAGATCATCCGCGACGATCCGTTCGGGCGCGACTTCGCCCCCGCACGGCACCGGCTGCGCTCGGTGTTCGGCTACAGCTCGGCGTGCATCCCCTCGATCCTGTCGGGCCGCTGGCCGGTCGAGCACCGCAACTGGTGCTACTTTGTCCACGACCCGGCGCGCTCGCCGTTCCGGATGCTGCGGCCGCTGCGCTGGCTGCCGCGCTTCGTCACCGGCCGCCGCATCTTCCGGCGCTGGCTCTCGAAGTTCCTCCGCGGGCCGCTGAAGTTCCGCGGCTACTTCGACCTCTACAACATCGCGTTCCGCCACATCCCGCTCTTCGACTTCACGGAGAAGAAGAACCCGCTCCAGCCCGGCGGGATGAACCGCGGACCGAACATCTTCGATTTCCTCGCGGAGCGCGGCATCCCGTATCACGTGAGTGACCCGGCCCGGAACGAGCAGGCGAATCTCGACGCGCTCCGCGCGGACATCGCGGCGGAGCGCATCGACTTCGCCTTCCTCTACTGGCCCGATCTCGACGGGCTGCTGCACCGCGTGGGCAACCGCTCGCCCGCCGTCCCGGCGAAGCTCCGGGAATACGAGCAGCGGTTGCACCATCTGATGGCGACGGCGCGGGAGCACTACGACGAGGTGCGGCTGTATGTATTCAGCGACCACGGCATGGCCAACTGCGACGAGCTGCTCGACCTGCGGGCCCGGCTCGGGTTGCTGACGGCCCGCATGCCCCGGGACTATGCGGTCGTCTACGATTCCACCATGGCGCGCTTCTGGTTCTTCAACGCCCGGGCCCGCACCGAGGTCACCGCCTGCCTCCGGCAGGTGCCGCAGGGCCGCATCCTGTCCGACGAGGAACTGGCCGGACTCGGAACGCTGTTCCCCGACCGCTATTTCGGCGAATTGATCTTTCTCGTGCGGGAGGGGGTGCTCATCGTGCCCAGCGACATGGGCGAGCGTCCGATCCGCGCGATGCATGGCTATCACCCCGACGCGCCGCACAGCTACGCCGCGCTGCTGACCAACGTGCCCGATCTGCCCGTGGGGATCTCCGACATCCCGCACATCCATCGCCTCATGACGCACGATGCCTTGGGGGCCCACGCGGCCAACCGGGCGCCGGTCCGGCAGGCGGAGACGGTGCCGGCGGCCTGA
- a CDS encoding DUF2334 domain-containing protein yields MRYIILRDDDTNALTPVDCLERLYRPFLDRGLPVNLATIPNVRTDAQRADGKPEGFLHGHTGGSGSHAAIGRNRDLVAYLHRNPGYHIVQHGYNHSLYEFGSHDFFDLDRRLAKGAHLLAEAGFPRSPAFVAPYDRFSPQGLRAAARFFPVISTGWFEWLNLPPEWWPAYALKKLRRQAHWRTPRTLLLSHPGCLLSRFRPRDHLLDEIRRAIAARPLTVLVTHWWEYFPEGRPDEEFIDLLHRTAALLAADPENRVVSFADVAAGAVPWH; encoded by the coding sequence ATGCGCTACATCATCCTGCGTGACGACGACACGAACGCCCTGACCCCGGTCGACTGCCTCGAGCGGCTCTACCGTCCTTTCCTGGACCGCGGCCTGCCCGTCAACCTGGCCACGATCCCCAATGTCCGCACCGACGCCCAGCGGGCCGACGGCAAGCCGGAGGGGTTCCTGCACGGGCACACCGGGGGCTCCGGCTCGCACGCAGCGATCGGCCGCAACCGGGACCTGGTGGCCTACCTGCACCGCAACCCGGGCTACCACATCGTCCAGCACGGCTACAACCATTCGCTCTACGAGTTCGGCAGTCATGACTTTTTTGACCTCGACCGGCGGCTGGCCAAGGGCGCGCACCTGCTCGCGGAGGCGGGCTTCCCGCGGTCGCCCGCCTTCGTCGCCCCCTACGACCGGTTCTCGCCGCAAGGCCTGCGCGCGGCGGCCCGCTTCTTCCCCGTGATTTCCACCGGCTGGTTCGAATGGCTCAACCTGCCGCCCGAGTGGTGGCCGGCCTACGCCCTCAAGAAGCTGCGGCGGCAGGCCCACTGGCGCACACCCCGGACGCTGCTGCTCTCCCACCCCGGCTGCCTGCTCTCGCGCTTCCGGCCGCGCGATCACCTGCTCGACGAAATCCGGCGCGCCATCGCCGCGCGGCCGCTCACCGTGCTGGTGACGCACTGGTGGGAATATTTTCCCGAGGGCCGGCCCGACGAGGAATTCATCGACCTGCTCCACCGCACAGCCGCGCTGCTGGCAGCCGATCCGGAGAACCGCGTGGTCAGCTTCGCCGACGTGGCCGCCGGCGCGGTGCCCTGGCACTGA
- a CDS encoding O-antigen ligase family protein: MNQLPITFETKDFIGVAILFAATGATTGALLLSQRLRELALFVMMAGAVLSEKLSINFYGAYWYRGTTRGFEVTFVDILGLSLLLSTLLLPRHERPRWYWPAGLAPMLLFVLYAAGSVLFASPKIFGAYELSKLLRGLMFFFAAAFFVRRERELSILVLALGCAVLLEGASSLRQRYLEGIYRVTGTLDHPNSLSMYLCLVGPVLAAAGASTLPAWVRRCCWLGVGTAAITVMLTLSRAGIPAFALAAGGAVAWCMTWRITFQKIAAAALIGLGVSLVVWKSWDLLAARYGSATLEEEYLDDKSEGRGYYLRQAGVILEDQPFGVGLNNWSYWVSRKYGAELDMRYETYDDITFAPPNDLLPMYRYAAPAHNLGALTAGELGWAGLALFSLLWFRWLRLGYSFLRPRWPAGLHRLGVGLFFGVLGVFMQSQTEWIFRQTQIFLTFHALLGVLASLHHTRRTGEAAGSGEPVLVEEWAAEPPLAEPVEA, encoded by the coding sequence GCCACCGGCGCGACCACCGGCGCGCTGCTGCTGTCGCAACGCCTGCGGGAGCTGGCGCTCTTCGTGATGATGGCGGGGGCCGTGCTGAGCGAGAAACTGAGCATCAACTTCTATGGCGCCTACTGGTATCGGGGCACGACGCGCGGTTTCGAGGTCACCTTCGTCGACATCCTCGGGCTCAGCCTCCTGCTGAGCACGCTGCTGCTGCCCCGGCACGAACGCCCGCGGTGGTATTGGCCGGCGGGCCTCGCCCCCATGCTGCTGTTCGTGCTGTATGCCGCCGGCTCGGTGCTGTTCGCCAGTCCGAAGATTTTCGGCGCCTACGAACTGTCCAAACTTCTCCGGGGACTCATGTTTTTCTTCGCCGCGGCGTTTTTCGTCCGGCGCGAGCGCGAGCTCTCCATCCTGGTGCTGGCCCTCGGCTGCGCCGTGCTGCTCGAGGGCGCCAGCTCGCTCCGGCAGCGCTACCTGGAGGGCATCTACCGCGTGACGGGCACGCTCGACCATCCCAACAGCCTCTCCATGTATCTGTGCCTGGTCGGTCCGGTGCTCGCCGCGGCCGGCGCCTCGACGCTGCCCGCCTGGGTCCGCCGGTGCTGCTGGCTGGGCGTCGGCACGGCCGCCATCACCGTGATGCTGACGCTCTCGCGCGCGGGCATCCCGGCCTTCGCGCTGGCCGCGGGCGGCGCGGTGGCCTGGTGCATGACGTGGCGCATCACATTCCAGAAGATCGCCGCCGCCGCGCTCATCGGCCTGGGCGTGAGCCTGGTGGTCTGGAAATCCTGGGATCTGCTGGCGGCCCGCTACGGCTCGGCCACCCTCGAGGAGGAATACCTCGACGACAAGTCCGAGGGCCGCGGCTATTACCTGCGGCAGGCGGGGGTGATCCTGGAGGACCAGCCGTTCGGCGTCGGACTGAACAACTGGTCCTACTGGGTGAGCCGGAAATACGGCGCCGAACTCGACATGCGTTACGAGACCTATGACGACATCACGTTCGCCCCGCCCAACGACCTGCTGCCCATGTATCGCTATGCGGCGCCGGCGCACAACCTCGGCGCCCTCACCGCGGGCGAACTCGGCTGGGCCGGGCTGGCCCTCTTTTCCCTGCTCTGGTTCCGCTGGCTCCGGCTGGGCTACAGCTTCCTGCGACCCCGGTGGCCCGCGGGACTGCACCGGCTGGGTGTCGGGCTCTTCTTCGGCGTGCTCGGCGTGTTCATGCAGAGCCAGACCGAGTGGATTTTCCGCCAGACGCAGATTTTTCTCACTTTCCACGCGCTGCTCGGCGTGCTCGCCAGCCTGCACCACACGCGGCGCACCGGCGAGGCCGCCGGATCGGGAGAACCGGTGCTCGTGGAGGAATGGGCGGCCGAGCCGCCGCTCGCCGAACCCGTCGAGGCCTGA
- a CDS encoding glycosyltransferase family 4 protein yields the protein MRVAHIMRKYQPAEWGGTETALQRLTEGLGRHGVESVVFCPADGPGGATDARDPLAAAGCTVKRFRACVPVWGLRAAARRQMLAVGGNLLSFELPRLLAREPSLDIVHTHTLGRLGGIALAAARRRRVPGVVTIHGGVLDLPPKVRQELSAPVRGGLEWGRLFGWWWRARHVLADADAILTCNPREAELMSQQHPDKRIIVHPHGVHLAHHRTDHRAAALAAFPAIAGRKVLLCVGRIDAVKNQFWLVERAPQIFQRHPDALLVFAGACTDPVYGATLKREVATLGLAPRVLFTGGLPPGDPRLIGLMQTARVVLLPSLSETFGLVLLEAWAAGTPVIASRTSGASALIDHGENGWLFKLGDALSFHTALNRVLLEPELAARQAAAGARLVEREYDTTVLAGRMQALYYDLIEKKNALHHPA from the coding sequence ATGCGCGTCGCCCATATCATGCGCAAATACCAGCCCGCCGAATGGGGCGGCACCGAGACCGCCCTGCAGCGGCTCACGGAAGGCCTCGGCCGGCACGGGGTGGAGTCGGTCGTGTTCTGCCCGGCTGACGGTCCGGGCGGCGCGACGGATGCCCGCGACCCGCTGGCCGCGGCCGGTTGCACGGTGAAACGTTTCCGCGCGTGCGTGCCGGTCTGGGGATTACGGGCGGCGGCCCGGCGCCAGATGCTCGCGGTCGGCGGCAACCTGCTGTCCTTCGAGCTGCCGCGACTGCTCGCCCGGGAACCCAGCCTGGATATCGTGCACACCCACACGCTCGGCCGGCTGGGTGGCATCGCCCTCGCGGCCGCCCGGCGCCGGCGCGTGCCCGGCGTGGTCACGATCCATGGCGGCGTGCTCGACCTGCCCCCGAAGGTGCGACAGGAGCTTTCCGCCCCGGTCCGCGGCGGGCTCGAGTGGGGCCGGCTCTTCGGCTGGTGGTGGCGCGCGCGCCATGTGCTCGCGGATGCCGACGCCATCCTGACCTGCAACCCACGCGAGGCGGAGCTGATGAGTCAGCAACATCCCGACAAGCGCATCATCGTGCACCCGCACGGCGTCCACCTGGCCCACCACCGCACCGACCATCGCGCGGCGGCGCTGGCGGCCTTCCCCGCGATCGCCGGCCGCAAGGTCCTGCTGTGCGTGGGGCGGATCGACGCGGTGAAAAACCAGTTCTGGCTGGTGGAACGCGCGCCGCAGATTTTCCAGCGCCACCCCGACGCGCTGCTGGTGTTCGCCGGCGCCTGCACCGATCCCGTCTACGGCGCCACCCTCAAGCGCGAGGTGGCGACACTCGGGCTCGCGCCCCGCGTACTGTTTACCGGCGGGCTGCCGCCCGGCGACCCGCGGCTGATCGGGCTCATGCAGACCGCGCGCGTGGTGTTGCTGCCGTCCCTTTCCGAGACCTTCGGGTTGGTTCTCCTCGAGGCCTGGGCCGCGGGCACCCCCGTGATCGCCAGCCGCACGTCCGGCGCCAGCGCGCTGATCGACCACGGCGAGAACGGCTGGCTGTTCAAGCTCGGTGACGCGCTGTCGTTCCACACCGCCCTGAACCGCGTGCTGCTCGAGCCGGAGCTGGCGGCGCGCCAGGCGGCCGCGGGCGCCCGCCTGGTCGAGCGCGAATACGATACCACCGTCCTGGCCGGACGCATGCAGGCGCTCTATTACGATCTGATCGAGAAGAAAAATGCGCTACATCATCCTGCGTGA
- a CDS encoding STAS domain-containing protein — translation MKIEITEDIVRVTDLPELGERQAAAFQAEVSAALPACPGLIEVDLGQTTHVDYGGLAALVVTLDQAQQRNREATLRVVDPSPPVRQLLELTRLHRIFAVVERVPAGPS, via the coding sequence ATGAAAATTGAAATCACCGAAGATATCGTGCGGGTGACCGACCTGCCGGAGCTGGGCGAACGGCAGGCCGCCGCCTTCCAGGCCGAGGTCTCCGCCGCGCTACCCGCCTGCCCGGGCCTCATCGAGGTCGACCTCGGGCAGACCACCCACGTGGATTATGGCGGGCTGGCGGCGCTCGTCGTGACGCTTGACCAGGCCCAGCAGCGCAACCGCGAGGCGACGCTGCGCGTGGTGGATCCGTCGCCCCCGGTCCGGCAGTTGCTCGAGCTGACCCGGCTGCACCGGATCTTTGCCGTCGTGGAGCGCGTCCCCGCCGGACCGTCATGA